Proteins encoded within one genomic window of Numenius arquata chromosome 12, bNumArq3.hap1.1, whole genome shotgun sequence:
- the ZHX3 gene encoding zinc fingers and homeoboxes protein 3 gives MASKRKSTTPCMIPVKTLVLQETELDTAEDDREGTQQDAPAEGPAASDAAASNSNNGALSNGHRGIADSDTYICKSCDFGSQDLQHFFGHLDSEHLDFSKDPAFACVGCSFLANSHEGLSHHNAELHAGETSFIWRVVKQDNRTTVEQSLCEAASSHDLPAEVPEEGVDGQSEIIITKTPIMKIMKGKPEAKKIHTLKENVSSQLGSESEVKDGEHSFPNGSVPVSQPTASSTKSSHIVNGSIIGNVPVLQAGVAQLVSLQQQPPLHQQLPTSKSLPKVMIPLSSIPTYNAAMDSNSFLKNSFHKFPYPTKAELCYLTVVTKYPEEQLKIWFTAQRLKQGISWSPEEIEDARKKMFNTVIQSVPQPTITVLNTPLVANPSSVPHLIQATLPGHVVGQPEGTGGLLVTQPIMANGLKGTNSSFTLAVTSVPKPQPAAQHSTVSSSTASGVKVVNSGQSLLTACPAISSQTFLDPNVYKNKKSHEQLSALKGSFCRNQFPGQAEVERLAKITGLSTKEIRKWFSDRRYHYRNVRGGRAVFPGDSALDSLPEMSFDVSPRGAELSPAATAAAGPAPHHPPRRQSWHQAPDFTPTKYKERAPEQLKALESSFAQNPLPAEEEVNRLRGETKMTRREIDSWFSERRKKKVAEENKKVEEVVRQEEEAAENGGGEGEDSSDELRAAGEAEGSVDASGNNLNSVERKVSPIKINLKNLRVTESNGKTELPAAGATEKGDGSSSRPPTPPKTKLNFKKTAQQRHLLKQMFVQTQRPTNQEYDAIVSQTGLPRAEVIRWFGDSRYGFKNGQLKWYENYRRGVFPPGLVEVSPAGREVLEDYYEKHKGLREEDVPGLCERSHLSAQQLKVWFAVKAEEESRAAVPEEPCAGQATSSRKGLCEASSEVSESSESWEPGGQEGSAGTPDAPGPPPTARLETD, from the exons ATGGCTAGCAAAAGAAAATCCACAACTCCCTGCATGATACCAGTAAAAACACTGGTGCTTCAGGAGACTGAACTGGACACTGCAGAAGATGATCGGGAAGGAACCCAACAAGATGCTCCTGCAGAAGGGCCAGCCGCTAGTGATGCTGCTGCCAGTAACAGTAATAATGGAGCTTTGTCTAACGGGCACCGCGGTATTGCTGATAGTGACACTTATATCTGCAAGTCTTGTGACTTTGGATCTCAAGACCTTCAGCACTTCTTTGGGCACTTGGACTCTGAGCACTTAGACTTTAGCAAAGACCCTGCATTTGCGTGTGTGGGCTGCAGCTTTCTGGCAAATAGCCACGAAGGGCTCTCGCACCACAATGCAGAGTTGCACGCTGGCGAAACGAGCTTCATCTGGAGGGTGGTTAAGCAGGACAATCGTACGACTGTGGAGCAAAGTCTCTGTGAGGCTGCCAGCAGCCATGACCTTCCGGCAGAGGTCCCTGAAGAAGGGGTGGATGGCCAGTCTGAAATTATCATTACCAAAACCCCCATCATGAAGATAATGAAAGGTAAACCAGAGGCCAAAAAAATCCACACGCTGAAGGAGAACGTGTCAAGTCAGCTGGGCAGTGAGTCGGAGGTGAAGGATGGAGAGCATTCATTCCCAAATGGGTCCGTGCCGGTCAGCCAGCCCACTGCAAGTTCCACAAAATCATCTCATATAGTGAATGGCTCCATCATAGGAAATGTGCCTGTTCTGCAGGCAGGCGTTGCACAACTTGTGTCATTGCAGCAGCAACCCCCGTTGCATCAGCAGCTACCTACGTCCAAGTCCCTTCCCAAGGTGATGATCCCACTGAGTAGCATTCCAACGTACAATGCTGCCATGGACTCCAACAGCTTCCTCAAAAACTCTTTCCACAAGTTCCCCTACCCCACCAAAGCCGAGCTCTGCTACTTGACCGTGGTGACAAAGTACCCAGAAGAGCAGCTGAAGATCTGGTTCACTGCCCAGAGGTTGAAGCAGGGCATCAGCTGGTCACCGGAGGAGATAGAAGATGCCAGGAAGAAGATGTTCAACACTGTTATTCAGTCTGTGCCACAACCCACCATTACAGTCTTGAACACGCCGCTGGTTGCGAATCCCAGCAGCGTCCCCCATCTTATTCAGGCGACTTTACCAGGCCATGTGGTGGGGCAGccggaggggacaggggggctgCTGGTCACACAGCCCATCATGGCAAACGGGTTGAAGGGCACCAACTCCTCCTTCACCTTGGCAGTGACTTCTGTCCCCAAGCCGCAGCCGGCGGCACAACACAGCACGGTAAGCTCCAGCACCGCGTCAGGGGTGAAGGTGGTCAACAGCGGCCAGTCGCTGCTCACCGCCTGCCCGGCCATCTCCTCGCAGACCTTCCTGGATCCCAACGTCTACAAAAACAAGAAGTCCCATGAGCAGCTCTCGGCCTTGAAAGGTAGCTTCTGCAGAAACCAGTTCCCTGGCCAGGCTGAAGTCGAGCGGCTGGCAAAAATCACGGGCCTTTCCACCAAGGAGATCCGAAAATGGTTCAGTGATAGGAGGTACCACTACAGGAACGTGCGAGGCGGCCGGGCCGTCTTCCCTGGAGACAGTGCTCTGGATTCCCTGCCCGAAATGTCCTTCGACGTCTCCCCAAGAGGAGCCGAGCTGAGCCCGGCGGCGACGGCAGCAGCCGGGCCGGCCCCTCACCACCCACCACGGCGGCAGTCATGGCACCAGGCACCCGACTTCACGCCCACCAAGTACAAAGAGCGGGCACCGGAGCAGCTGAAGGCCCTGGAGAGCAGTTTTGCCCAAAATCCCCTTCCTGCGGAGGAAGAGGTGAACCGCCTGAGGGGGGAGACAAAGATGACGCGGAGGGAGATTGATAGCTGGTTctcagagaggaggaagaagaaggtggCGGAGGAGAATAAGAAAGTGGAGGAGGTGGttcggcaggaggaggaggcggcagaaAATGGTGGCGGGGAAGGGGAAGACTCCTCGGATGAGCTGAGGGCTGCAGGCGAGGCTGAGGGCTCAGTCGACGCCTCTGGCAACAACCTGAACTCGGTGGAGCGGAAAGTCAGTCCCATCAAAATCAACCTGAAAAACCTCCGAGTGACCGAGTCCAACGGCAAAACCGAGTTACCGGCGGCTGGTGCAACAGAGAAAGGGGATGGCAGCTCCAGCCGGCCGCCCACCCCTCCCAAAACCaaactgaactttaaaaaaacagccCAGCAGCGGCATCTGCTGAAGCAAATGTTTGTGCAGACCCAGCGGCCCACCAACCAGGAGTACGATGCCATTGTTTCCCAGACGGGCCTGCCGCGGGCTGAGGTCATTCGCTGGTTTGGGGACAGCCGGTATGGCTTCAAGAACGGACAGCTGAAGTGGTATGAGAACTACCGGCGGGGGGTTTTCCCCCCGGGGCTGGTGGAGGTGAGTCCTGCCGGCCGGGAAGTGCTGGAGGACTACTACGAGAAGCACAAGGGCCTGCGGGAGGAGGACGTGCCTGGCCTCTGCGAGCGCTCCCACCTCAGCGCCCAGCAGCTCAAAGTGTGGTTTGCagtgaaggcagaggaggagagcagggcagccGTCCCCGAGGAGCCCTGCGCCGGCCAGGCGACATCAAGCCGGAAAGGGCTGTGCGAGGCCAGCTCGGAGGTGTCGGAGAGCAGCGAGTCCTGGGAGCCgggtggccaggaaggcagcgCTGGGACCCCCGATGCCCCCGGCCCCCCACCCACCGCACGGCTCG aaacagaCTGA